The nucleotide window TTCAATTTCTcgaaatcagagttgtatccgattgaattattcgggtgaaccaccgaaataatttgatctgagagtgattacacgcctctctgatcgTCCGGTTTCTGAAAATTCCCCAACAGAATATAGAATTTACTGGGTATGATTGTTGTTGCTTGTAAACTTGTCTGATATATCATCCACTTTAAAACACCAAGAAAGTTTTGTTCATGTGGTTCTTATTGTAAAGCACTTGTAAGTGTTGCAAAACTCGTCATTTGAGTCAATTAATTGAAGTTTTCCGTCAATTTGGGGTTAACTTACTTGGTAGAGGCATATAGCTAAGGGATATCTCAAGTTAAAGCTTGGGCAAAGAAAAGTAATTTAGAATTGGTGGTGTAACATAAAGTGAGAGTAACAAttgatgttaaaaaaattaagttCACCATGTTTATGTAAAAATCACATCCAACCTCTTTTTTATTTGAATTCATTTTGACCTAAATGTACAAGGGGTTAATGGCCAAAATTACCAAATCCCACCTGCGAAGGAAGATTTGACCAACTATTTGATCGAACAAATGTATGGCCCTATATCACattgaaaaaaaattaataaataggTTGAACGTTCATTAGAGTGTTTGAAAGTCTTAATTCTTACTCTATGCGGAGCAGTAGGCTGGAGTCTGTATCCATACTGTACTACTGGTTTAGAGTAGAAAaaaatgttttgtttgttttttagcCATTGACAGATAGCGTGTGGGATTCAAAATATAATAGTAACTTAGGTTTATTTCTCTCGGTTCACTATAGTCTATTTGTGTCAAAACACAATTCATGTAAAGGTCCTCTTTTAACCGAATTTCAAAATATTAGTTTTTGAACAGCACTTATAccctttatatatattttatgttttgACCACGTACACCAAAGTCAATATTTGATGTCTGAAAACAATATACGTGGATTCTCGTAGCTTTCTAATCGGTAAAAAATAACATCTTATACACACATTTAGAAAATGGTTTcacattttattaaataatataataagaTGAATAATAACAAGGTTGTCATTATTAATAGAAAATATGTTTGTACAATACCGTTTACAAAGTCGGATAAAATATAAAACACAGTTATATATACCAATTTTCATTGAAGTTGATGTCTTTAGAAAACTTCAACTGATTCCCTTATTGCACGAACCTCCGCTataagaataaataaataaataatcattgTCGGTTATAGTTGAGAATCGTATTTGATACGGAtttcttaaaacaaattttatgcCTCTTGTTAGACGAACGTGTCTGTCTTCCACGAACAATATGTGTATTGCCTGAGATGGCTCAagcgcccgaggttacaccgggTTAAGGTGTTTTTGATTTATGTgaaaaaataaaaagagttaaatgttattttagtcccggtggtttgggccattttgaaagtttagtccaaatgtttcatttttcacatGTGGGTCcgaaaaggtttcaccgttgtcattttagtgggttaacttcatccattatttttgTTAACGAAAAGGGTGATTCGGTCATTTTTATGAaactttctaataaaatatttctAAATTCTATGAAACTTTCTGATAAAATATTTCTCTAGTGTTTTCTCTTTTTCTAGCTGAGTTATAGTATGCAAGTCACATGCCTAAAAACATGCATATGCAAGTCACATGTTATCCCCTCCCCTCATTTTTTAAACAACCGTAACTTTTTTTATACGTCATTTTTttaatataccataaaatcaagcaactttttatctttaatatgagtaacCTATTgttaaatttgtaaaaaaaaaaaaaaaaatcgaaaacctAGTTGCGTATTGCACAACAAacataacgtaaaacacaatgtaaagtaaaccaaaaacacaatcgatgacaacagataaaagataCAATGGACATAACGTAAAACATAATGAGTGTCAAACTAAAAACATAATAGAAAGTATACTAAaaccagggccggccctgagaattcaggTGCCCTGTTCGAGCTGGAAAAAAAATGTGCCCCAAAGAATTGCTGGAATTTCTAGGGTGGTGCGTGGCGGGCTGTCATTCAACTGTTCATGTAACAATACTATATTTTCCATTATTCCATTTATCACATTGTACGTGTAACATAATTGTTAATTAATAAACGACTCGATTTCATTTGCCTTTTTATTTTACCATTTACCAAATatcatatattttttataaaatttggtATTAAATAAATAATTCTATAAATTATTAGAATTTAATAGTGgtaatatataattttataaaactttTAAAGTTCAAGGAtctttaaataaataataagtcttataaaagtttgatttttataaagaacaaaagaaagaaaagttACAGAAGTTATCAAGTCTTAAGTTTTCCTTAAACAAAAGGGCAAAGATGTTAAATATTAAAgttgtttaaaacttttaagTGAACTTTCAAACTATGAGGACCAGTATAGCACAAAAGCTCAAACTTTTAAACCAAAAACAAATCTCCAGACGCATTCTCCTTCTTCGAATTTCCGGCGCCATTTCCGACAATCCAGAAATCCTAATCCGACTAGAACTCGACTCGTTTTTTTCGTGTTATCTCCTATCTCCACCCTTATCTCCATAATCCTTTGAATCTTGTGATGTATCGGATTTAATATATATGTATCGGATTTAAAGAAAAGGTGCCTCTCGGAATCATGgaccctggccggtggtcctccccgcccacccccagggccgcccctgctaaaaacacaattgatgacagcAGATAAAGACAAAATAGATAAcagactaaaaacacaatgaacaacaaactaaaaacacaatgaaaataaactaaaacacaatggacaaaacaaacaaaaacaaaatgaacAACAAATTAAAACACAATAGATAAGCAGACtaaacacaatgaccataaccTAAAACTCACCTAGTTGAAAAACACAATAATCAGAAccaataacacaatgtataaaaAACAGAAATATAACACCATATTCATTATGTCGTACATTGTGTTATATGTTCCGACAAAAAATGCAATGGACAAAGCCAAAATTAACATTGTATTATAAGTGTTGATAATAACACAACGTATAGAAACCGTAGTAAAAACGTAATGACCAAAATCCAattaaaagacacaatgatcATAACCTTTAAAACAATGCAAAGAAAACCTTGTAAAAACCTTTAACATTAACAAGAACATGATGGTAAAGAAAATGATGCAAGTCGTTGGAAATAGATCACAACAAACCACACATGATACACAAGAACAAAAAATTGAACAACATGCACAATAGAATAGCAAAATCATGTGGATCTTTCAAACACAAAAATGAATAGTTAAACTATATGGATTGTAAACGAAATAGTTTACACTACATATCAAAATAGACTAAATAATGTATATGAGTAACATAGAATTAAAGATAGAAAAATCTCATATGAGAGGTTgtgaaaaaaataaacaaaatttagAGAAAAAAGGTATTTGATTAAGTTATAGCATGgtgaaaaaaataaacaaaattcgaTTAAGTTATAGCATGGGTCGGGGCATCCGGAAGTGGTTGGCAATCGTATTTAGCGACTTTTTTTTAATCCTTTCCATTTATCATCATCCGAGTCACTTTGTGTATTACCCACCGTCCGATCTACACTAATCAACGCCTCACAACCCAAAAAACCACACCACACGGATCGCCATCTCTACCGTCCATCCCAACCCACATCCACCGTCCATTCAAACCCCTCACCCCCAATAACACTTTCCCCCCTTTTATAAACCCTAACACTCTCTCACACCTTCACATCCATCAAATCACCACTAAATCTCAAATCAGCATTGTCGAACAATGTCAGGCCGTGGTAAGGGAGGAAAGGGGCTGGGAAAGGGCGGAGCAAAGCGTCACCGAAAGGTTCTCCGAGATAACATTCAGGGGATCACGAAGCCGGCGATCAGGAGGCTGGCGAGAAGAGGAGGAGTGAAGAGGATCAGTGGGTTGATCTACGAGGAGACTCGTGGTGTGTTGAAGATCTTTTTGGAGAATGTGATTCGTGATGCGGTTACATATACTGAGCATGCTCGCAGGAAGACGGTCACTGCTATGGATGTTGTCTATGCCCTTAAGAGGCAGGGGAGGACCCTATATGGATTTGGAGGTTGAAATTGTTAGCTTTTATGTTTTGTTGTTTTGGTTAGGGTTATGTGTAAATTGAAAGTTTCGTTAACGAAGGGTTCGATTGTTATGATCAATGTTCTTTTGTTTGACTGTTGATTGTTTTGATAATTGTGTTGAAGGCACTGCAGCTCAATTTGAAATCAATTCAATAATCAGCGTTCAGCTATAGCGATACTGTGAATTGCTTTTGATTTTGTTTGGGTAACCATTGATTAAGTGTACTTAATATTGATTAATGCTTGGTAAATTTATAGAGAATTGGGTTTTCAAGTTGGTATTGTTAGTGTATTGAGTTCATAATCAGGTATTTGTAAGGCATTTGCTTAGTTGTGGTCTTGTGGAGCATTGACCGTGTATGCCATTTACAACCAAGCGGGTTATTCACAAATGAATCTAGTTCTATATATGTATATTCTAATATAGTTGATTGTAGGATGTTTGAGTgtgattatatattttttttctagtGGCAAACGAAACCTTTGTTTAACACAAATCAATGACCCCTTAGCAAGAAACTAAGGCGCCAAGAACACAACTGATACAAAGAAAACAAGACATAACAAAATAAGAACAAAAATAATAATGCAACTGATACAATGAAAACAGAGGAGAAACAGAAACTAAACAATCAAACATTATATTTAAAATATCTCCACTCGTCCCACGGCGTCACCTCAATTTTTGCTTGTTCTTTAATCCATCGCGGCGAGATTTCCTTCACGTCTTGAATAACCTTATGAATTATATAACAACCCTCTTGAATTTTTCTGATGccctaaaatattttaaaatatcctaaaatgtcctaaaatacaccccgtatgtgaaaaccgagcctaaatacctttatttttgataaaaattaattaaaaacaaaattttatgggCGCTCGCGGGGCGCATAGCCTTTGGCTACTGCTTACGCGGGCCGGGACAGCTACAAGCTCAGGCGACacccggtgctgccacgtgtcatcatcgtggcggagCTAGTGCGATGACTGGGCCAGGCTAGGGCCTACCCAGTCTACTACGCAGGCCGTGTAGCCCGTGGTCTcaccttacacgggccgcgtgaaACCCGAAATCAGCTCCTATATAATGGGAGCTCGGGCCTTCAGTTTCCGTCGCTCAATTCTCACTTTCTCTCTCGAATTACTATATAGTAGGCactatactcgggtataatatccccctaaataacgaagttctgctccgttgtaagtatcataacctctggatacgtattagatacgctgcccgattgatctagggttccgtaacggctgttgtGGTTCTGCCCGAGGTAGTCGCtagaatgccgtctcggggagggtattactaatgttaaaataagttattatactaacgcgtatgcatttatgtaatttatagattgtcaccaggaaaccctaaaggataatttaagacagcaatgtgagtaatcttctttttgcaactgtttttacaaaacctcacttaattaatttaCATTAAgaagttattgagtatttgtaaggatacaattatcgtcggtatatttggggttttgtatacaaaatttgttactaccttgcgaggagtaacatttccacaagtcgggttgacagtaccgtgggtggtaattagtaagacttggaaacaaatgtaattgcgcgaccgccctcaatactgtacaatggtttttatttaaacttgattaaactgagattcactcaccagtatttcccactgacaaaatgtttttaaaacgcgtttcaggtaacaaaatgtgaaagccaaatagaagccagctggatatcactgaaggcttggaaaagtggcaataaagttacctaaaataaatagatgtttttattaaataaaatagggttttatccctatgaaaatgtgtgtactgaaacttgggaatttcccatgtatttgatattataaaagtgtggtatttttctctgataaaatatttcctaactacggtcctgatgtaaattccgctgccaaaatggataaaacaacagataccaccgaaactggtcgcagccgcccgttcccgggttgttAAGGGACGAGGGGTTGCGACAAATTACGCCATTTTTATTGTAAAAAAGTTTGTCATTCTACGCTTGCCATATCAACAAAATGAGTGTGATTAGAAGAACTTCCAAGCGGGTAgtaattttttaagtttttttttcatgTGAAAATGTCatattgtcacgacccccgaaCCATTTTGCCTGGTTCGAAAGCCGCgtgacagaaacccgtggtatcgGTATTGaattggcagcggaaatttcaacAGGACCATGTTGTTAGAAAAATAATATCAGAGTTTTTAAAAACAtcgaattattttattattaatttcgGGATAAACCCTTTATTTACAAGAAAagaatttcactgggaaatccttTGATTAcaaaaaaacatgtttatttctaTTTACTGAGCCGCTTCATTTAAGCTGGAGTGCTGCGCGACACTTTTCCTTTTCTTCAATATAAactacctgaaacatgttttaagaaGATTTGATCAGCgaaaaatactggcgagtgcattcaGTTTATACAAAAGACATATTGTTAGTATTTTAAGTCTCCAAAGAGGGGAACCCAATTTCGTAGAGTTGTTGCttgttatttattttataaatcttTAGGGTTTGTTATATTAATTCCTACGATAAATATCTTGTCGAATTTCACAAATGGTGTGGTTGTATATTTAGTGGATCGAATCTTCACAAACAGTGAGTAAATTATATTCCCCTTTTTGCAATaactttttggggtgtatcatTCCATCAAAAATTTTCTTATTCATTTCTAATTATAATCAAGCATGCAATATCAATGTGTAGTTGATTAATTATTAGGTTATGTGTTCATTCGGTTATTGAATTTAGTCAAGCAAGCATATTGTGGATTCACGCCCTTTCCTCATGAGTATGAAATGTGGTATCGACTCACATTTTCTTTCGTGGGATGACCTTTTTTCATTACTATGGGAAGTTGGTATCGCGACCTTATTTAGTCACACCATTGTGGGTGTGGGATACAAGCATTTGATTTTGGTttattatgtcacacccccaaattaccataTGCTGGTTTTACCGCAAGGCGtgtgatgtaccaggatctagccactaatcatatcGTACTTATAGTAAAGAATATTAAACACAATCATCATGTCCAACATGAATAGTGTATTCCAAAATAAACGTTTCAAACAAAAGTatgtattcagcggaagcaaaagtaAATGTTTCAAAACAACCAAAACCATATTGTTTTAAAATGCATAATATTAAATGTTCTCTTCAAACAACACACAACATGACACTTCAAGCTCCTCAGACTGCAAGTTTCTGTGCACtgatgtacctaacgacctgcaaatcATGCATAAGAGTGTCAACAGAAAGTTGGCAAGTCCACTAGTTTTGTTCAACGTAAATAATACATTCAAACATTAAAATAAGGGTTATTTGGGTTCATGTAAAAAATATGGTGTTAAAATATGACCAAAAAGCCAAATCATTTTAAATTCAATAGAACTAAAAGCTTCAGTTGTTATCTAGAAGAAAAAACCGTACTCTAATTGTTATGTGTAGGTAAATTAAACCAATTGCATATATAAATATCcgttattatatttttataaatacatGATATTTCAAAATGAGGATCTAAAAAATTTGGGGGTCCAAACATAGGGTTTACTTTTTTTATTAAGTAGGCAACCCTGTATAAAACAAC belongs to Helianthus annuus cultivar XRQ/B chromosome 5, HanXRQr2.0-SUNRISE, whole genome shotgun sequence and includes:
- the LOC110943562 gene encoding histone H4; amino-acid sequence: MSGRGKGGKGLGKGGAKRHRKVLRDNIQGITKPAIRRLARRGGVKRISGLIYEETRGVLKIFLENVIRDAVTYTEHARRKTVTAMDVVYALKRQGRTLYGFGG